TTATGAAGTCTCACCGGTGTTATGACCTTGTACCTACCAGCTCCAAATTGGTTGTGTTTGATACATCACTTCAGgtaaaacaaaagctttaaattaaaaaacaaaaaaaattggaattTATCTCTCATTAGCTAATATAGTCTCAAACATTTGGCGCAATTAATGTTACAGGTGAAGAAGGCGTTTTTTGCACTTGTTTCTAATGGGGTAAGAGCAGCGCCTCTGTGGGACAGTAAGAAGCAGTGCTTTGTTGGTAAGAGTTATTTTCATTGGCTTAGTTTCACTCTCTGAGTAAGAATAAATCAAACAATAGACTGAGTAAATGCTCCTAATTCTGCTCCGCAGGTATGCTAACCATCACAGACTTCATCAACATTCTTCATCGCTATTACAAATCTCCATTGGTAAGATGATTAGAGTCTGAATTGCAAGATTAGGTGTAACATATTACAGCTTAGACTTGAACTGCAAGGTAATTTTGTCATAGGTAGGGTTTTGAGTAGTATGTTACCGAATGTGCCCATGCTGTCTTTTCCCTTTGTATAAAGAGCTTGTCTTGACATCTTTATTAGTTAATCTTAAAGAATTCAaacctttctgtctttgtaatCTTTCAGGTTCAGATATATGAGTTGGAAGAACACAAAATTGAAACATGGAGGGGTGAGAATGTTTAATgaatatgtaatgtaattctAGTTTACACTCGTAATCTTGAAGGTAAACTATATTGtctgttatttttataatagaGGTTTACCTTCAAGACTCTTTCAAGCCCTTGGTTAGCATATCTCCCAATGCAAGGtgagttggtttttttttgttttttttgtaaaagcttGGCTAGTAATAGTACTACCAGGCATCGGCATTTTGCCGTTGATTGGTGTTAAAATGTCACTTGAATACATGGTTGTTGCATCCTGGGACATAAAACCAAGCGGCATCTGATGCTTTAGTTTGTGGCCTGCCAAGATACAAAATAGCATTAGAAACTAACACTGagatagttttacttttaatgtttttattcagctaTTTTATCTCACAACATGCTACATCCCAAATAACTTAAGTAACTAGGTCCTCTCTTACTTCTATGCATTACAGTTTGTATGATGCAGTATCATCTCTGCTGAAGAACAAGATCCACAGGTTGCCTGTAATCGACCCGCTGACAGGCAACACACTCTATATTCTCACACACAAGAGGATTCTCAAGTTCCTGAAGCTTTTTGTAAGTCCCGTAGGCTTCGATCCTCACTGCTGCTACATTAAACACTGTAAatctgcagttgttttttcagtgtttgagtCTGACAGAGGAAGGACTATTAGCTACAGTTAAGGAAACggtatatatttttaaactattttacaAATACATCCATTCCCCTACAGTTTTAATCAAGTGTTACTGTTTTCAGATATCAGAGATGCCAAAACCCTCGTTCTTGAGCCAGACCTTAGAGGAACTGAATATCGGAACATTCAAGAACATAGCAGTGGTCCGCTCAGACACACCGCTGTACACGGCACTGGGTATTTTTGTTGAGCAGCGAGTGTCAGCGCTCCCCGTTGTAGATGACAAAGGTATGTGGGCTGCTTGAAATTATGtccttgttatttttttcattaatgacCAGAGACCTTTTAGGTTTCATTTATGTACTGAggtgctgtctctctcttgcagGTCGAGTGGTGGATATATACTCAAAATTTGATGTTATAGTAAGTTATCTTCTGCCACTGTCtactcactggatgtttttctacctttttttgtttataatcacataggagttttttttttctattttctgtcttgTGTTGAGTAGAGCTGCacataacaattattttcattatccgTTAATATGcagatcattttcttgattaatctatCAATCAGTTGgtctgtaaaatatcagaaaatagtgaaaggtGCCTGCTGTAATTTTCCAAAGCCCAACATGATTtattcaaatagcttgtttaatttgaacaaaattccaaaaaacataaatattggtttacatttacaaaacaaatatgagCTTAAAATtgtcacattggagaagctttAACCTGcagatgttttgatgtttttcttgaaaaacatCTAGAACGATTAATAGAAATGgtagaaaattaatcagcaaattttttttaatcgatcaattaattgactgCTCTAATATTTAGAGTATGGTTGGGCAATATGACCAAATATATAACGTgagagaaaagtttttttttgttttttccttgtagGGCTGTTTCTAAGGACAGTGTTGTAAATCAGTGAGCAGGACTTCTTTATGACATATTTGAATTTACTGGATTTTTTCTTCAATGTTACAGGTTACATAAATTTGTTAGGCAATTAATTGATTGGATTAGCCAAAAACAGATATCCTAATGATGGTTATATTATCTACATATCTCTGTATATATCAATATTGcgatataaaattacatatattgtGATTTATCCAAATTACTCACCCTTACTTAAAAGACTATATTCTACTGTTATTTTGACATGTGTATaatttttaactgtattttttttgcaatttaagATGAAGACACATTTCTAATCTATGGGTCCATGTTTATACAGAACCTGGCAGCAGAGAAGACGTACAACAACTTGGATGTGACTGTGACCAAAGCCTTGCAGCACCGCTCTCAGTAC
This genomic interval from Xiphias gladius isolate SHS-SW01 ecotype Sanya breed wild chromosome 21, ASM1685928v1, whole genome shotgun sequence contains the following:
- the LOC120807405 gene encoding 5'-AMP-activated protein kinase subunit gamma-1 isoform X3, encoding MQRRHRIPVTVDDFEGKKDPVIEDPEHNVYTRFMKSHRCYDLVPTSSKLVVFDTSLQVKKAFFALVSNGVRAAPLWDSKKQCFVGMLTITDFINILHRYYKSPLVQIYELEEHKIETWREVYLQDSFKPLVSISPNASLYDAVSSLLKNKIHRLPVIDPLTGNTLYILTHKRILKFLKLFISEMPKPSFLSQTLEELNIGTFKNIAVVRSDTPLYTALGIFVEQRVSALPVVDDKGRVVDIYSKFDVINLAAEKTYNNLDVTVTKALQHRSQYFEGVLTCHRHETLEAIINRLVEAEVHRLVVVDEQEVVKGIVSLSDILQALVLTDAEEGTA
- the LOC120807405 gene encoding 5'-AMP-activated protein kinase subunit gamma-1 isoform X1 encodes the protein MQRRHRIPVTVDDFEGKKDPVIEDPEHNVYTRFMKSHRCYDLVPTSSKLVVFDTSLQVKKAFFALVSNGVRAAPLWDSKKQCFVGMLTITDFINILHRYYKSPLVQIYELEEHKIETWREVYLQDSFKPLVSISPNASLYDAVSSLLKNKIHRLPVIDPLTGNTLYILTHKRILKFLKLFISEMPKPSFLSQTLEELNIGTFKNIAVVRSDTPLYTALGIFVEQRVSALPVVDDKGRVVDIYSKFDVINLAAEKTYNNLDVTVTKALQHRSQYFEGVLTCHRHETLEAIINRLVEAEVHRLVVVDEQEVVKGIVSLSDILQALVLTDAEEGKYSTA
- the LOC120807405 gene encoding 5'-AMP-activated protein kinase subunit gamma-1 isoform X4; the encoded protein is MKSHRCYDLVPTSSKLVVFDTSLQVKKAFFALVSNGVRAAPLWDSKKQCFVGMLTITDFINILHRYYKSPLVQIYELEEHKIETWREVYLQDSFKPLVSISPNASLYDAVSSLLKNKIHRLPVIDPLTGNTLYILTHKRILKFLKLFISEMPKPSFLSQTLEELNIGTFKNIAVVRSDTPLYTALGIFVEQRVSALPVVDDKGRVVDIYSKFDVINLAAEKTYNNLDVTVTKALQHRSQYFEGVLTCHRHETLEAIINRLVEAEVHRLVVVDEQEVVKGIVSLSDILQALVLTDAEEGKYSTA
- the LOC120807405 gene encoding 5'-AMP-activated protein kinase subunit gamma-1 isoform X2 yields the protein MECIPVTVDDFEGKKDPVIEDPEHNVYTRFMKSHRCYDLVPTSSKLVVFDTSLQVKKAFFALVSNGVRAAPLWDSKKQCFVGMLTITDFINILHRYYKSPLVQIYELEEHKIETWREVYLQDSFKPLVSISPNASLYDAVSSLLKNKIHRLPVIDPLTGNTLYILTHKRILKFLKLFISEMPKPSFLSQTLEELNIGTFKNIAVVRSDTPLYTALGIFVEQRVSALPVVDDKGRVVDIYSKFDVINLAAEKTYNNLDVTVTKALQHRSQYFEGVLTCHRHETLEAIINRLVEAEVHRLVVVDEQEVVKGIVSLSDILQALVLTDAEEGKYSTA